The following coding sequences lie in one Arachis hypogaea cultivar Tifrunner chromosome 9, arahy.Tifrunner.gnm2.J5K5, whole genome shotgun sequence genomic window:
- the LOC112711002 gene encoding uncharacterized protein: protein MSTAAAQPKTKKTAASKKPPSHPTFAEMITDAISSLKERTGSSQYAITKFIEEKHRNLPPTFRKLLLHNLKKSVAAGKLVKVKNSFKLAPKAASPPAPVKAPAKASSAAAAKPKAAAASKPGPKPVSKPKAKPAAITKKAAAKPKAKSAPASAKPKRKPKANAPAKKVAAKPVKKMPVKKPKSVKSPAKKAAAKKTKK from the exons ATGTCTACCGCCGCAGCACAGCCCAAGACTAAGAAAACGGCTGCGTCCAAGAAGCCTCCTTCTCACCCCACCTTCGCCGAG atgatAACGGATGCGATTTCGAGTTTGAAAGAGAGAACTGGTTCAAGCCAATATGCGATAACGAAGTTCATCGAAGAGAAGCACAGGAATCTTCCACCAACCTTCCGGAAGCTTCTTCTCCACAACCTCAAGAAATCCGTCGCTGCTGGAAAGCTCGTGAAAGTGAAGAATTCATTCAAACTTGCGCCGAAAGCTGCTTCTCCTCCCGCTCCAGTGAAGGCTCCAGCGAAGGCTTCTTCTGCTGCCGCCGCCAAGCCTAAAGCCGCGGCGGCTTCCAAGCCTGGTCCTAAGCCTGTGTCCAAACCTAAAGCCAAACCAGCTGCCATTACGAAGAAGGCCGCTGCCAAACCTAAAGCCAAATCTGCTCCTGCTTCTGCAAAGCCGAAGCGGAAGCCAAAAGCGAATGCTCCGGCGAAGAAGGTTGCTGCCAAGCCGGTGAAGAAGATGCCAGTTAAAAAGCCGAAAAGCGTGAAGTCTCCAGCGAAGAAAGCAGCGGCGAAGAAGACTAAGAAGTGA